Proteins encoded within one genomic window of Legionella sp. PC997:
- a CDS encoding aspartate aminotransferase family protein, which translates to MALITSYNPMPITFTHGEGIWLYDEQGKAYLDALSGIAVCGLGHAHPDVTKTIQQQAAKLLHTSNTFHIKQQELLAEKLTTMAGMDQVFFANSGAEANEAAIKLTRLFGHKKGIETPSIIVMERAFHGRTMATLTASGSRKVQAGFEPLVPGFIRAPFNDLDAVHTIAANREDVVAVMLEPIQGEGGIHAAEESYLRSLAKLCEQHDWMLILDEIQTGNGRTGKLFTCMHYDIQPDILTTAKGLGNGLPISACLMSKKAKDLFKPGNHGSTFGGNPLACATALTVLEVIERDKICEKVTKNSPLLMEKLIKNLGEHPGVKGIRGKGYMIGIELDRPAADMRLLGLENGILFNITADTVVRLLPPLIINEDEIDELVNRLTLTIKQFIQN; encoded by the coding sequence ATGGCTTTAATTACGAGTTACAATCCTATGCCAATAACTTTCACCCATGGAGAAGGGATTTGGTTGTATGATGAGCAAGGCAAGGCCTACCTTGACGCTTTAAGTGGTATCGCGGTTTGTGGATTAGGCCATGCTCATCCTGATGTCACAAAAACCATACAGCAGCAAGCAGCTAAACTACTCCATACATCGAACACCTTTCACATCAAACAACAAGAATTACTTGCCGAAAAACTAACAACTATGGCAGGCATGGATCAGGTTTTTTTTGCTAATTCCGGTGCTGAAGCCAATGAGGCGGCCATTAAGTTAACCCGTCTTTTTGGCCATAAAAAAGGAATAGAAACACCCTCCATAATTGTGATGGAACGCGCGTTCCATGGCCGTACAATGGCAACTTTAACCGCATCAGGAAGCCGAAAAGTACAAGCAGGTTTTGAACCCTTGGTCCCCGGTTTCATTCGCGCTCCTTTTAATGATTTGGATGCCGTCCATACTATTGCAGCCAATAGAGAGGATGTGGTTGCGGTTATGCTTGAACCCATTCAGGGAGAAGGAGGGATTCATGCAGCAGAAGAAAGTTATCTTCGCTCTTTGGCCAAACTTTGCGAACAACATGATTGGATGCTTATATTGGATGAAATTCAAACCGGGAATGGTCGCACCGGCAAACTTTTTACCTGCATGCACTATGACATTCAACCTGATATTCTGACTACAGCAAAAGGTTTAGGTAATGGCCTTCCTATAAGTGCTTGTCTGATGAGTAAAAAAGCAAAAGATCTATTTAAACCAGGAAATCATGGCTCAACTTTTGGAGGCAATCCTCTTGCATGTGCTACTGCTTTAACGGTGTTAGAAGTTATAGAACGTGACAAAATTTGTGAAAAAGTTACCAAAAACAGTCCGCTGTTAATGGAAAAATTAATTAAAAATCTGGGTGAACATCCCGGCGTTAAAGGAATTCGTGGTAAGGGATATATGATAGGAATTGAACTGGACCGTCCGGCCGCTGACATGCGTTTACTCGGTCTAGAAAATGGCATACTTTTTAACATTACTGCGGATACTGTAGTACGACTTCTACCCCCACTGATCATTAATGAAGATGAGATAGATGAGTTAGTGAATCGATTAACTCTAACAATCAAACAATTTATTCAGAATTAA
- the sodB gene encoding superoxide dismutase [Fe], with amino-acid sequence MTFTLPELPYAKNALEPHISSETLEYHYGKHHQAYVTNLNKLIPGTEFESMDLEEIIKKAKGGVFNNAAQVWNHTFYWHCLSPNGGGEPKGKIAEAINKHFGSFSAFKEEFTKTAIATFGSGWAWLVQDNAGALKIISTSNAGTPMTEGLTALLTCDVWEHAYYIDYRNARPDYVTAFWSLVNWDFVASNFK; translated from the coding sequence ATGACATTTACATTGCCTGAGTTACCATACGCCAAGAATGCGTTAGAACCTCACATTTCCAGTGAAACCTTAGAGTATCATTACGGCAAACATCACCAAGCCTACGTGACCAATTTAAATAAATTAATCCCAGGTACCGAATTTGAATCCATGGATCTGGAAGAGATCATCAAAAAAGCAAAAGGGGGAGTATTCAATAATGCTGCCCAAGTTTGGAATCATACCTTTTACTGGCATTGCCTAAGTCCTAATGGTGGCGGTGAGCCTAAAGGCAAAATAGCCGAAGCAATTAACAAACATTTTGGCTCCTTCAGCGCATTTAAAGAAGAATTTACAAAAACCGCCATAGCTACTTTTGGTTCAGGCTGGGCGTGGCTTGTTCAAGATAATGCCGGTGCTTTAAAAATAATTAGTACAAGCAATGCAGGAACCCCAATGACTGAAGGTTTAACCGCTCTATTGACCTGTGATGTATGGGAACACGCCTATTATATTGATTACCGTAATGCCCGCCCTGACTATGTCACTGCATTCTGGTCTTTAGTTAATTGGGATTTTGTAGCCAGTAATTTTAAATAA
- a CDS encoding ATP-binding protein has protein sequence MAKKETSNTAHLIADLKKTVHTLQNKIEHLEVQYAQLKNLLDAVPGDVYWKDLNGVWSGMNQRCVQSLYHMKFIHKCDENEILGKTDYEIFGKRTANIYRANDLEVIEKNVELSREEKTLLPSGEEVILLSTKRPLLNKSGNIIGILGNTIDITHLKKIESELKRAKEKAEAANYAKDEFIRNMSHDIRTPLSGIIGISSILEHETQNTRGKEHARMINISGEQLLALLNGVLDIIAAGSQQENIINESVCNVQDLIHSIADLERPTIALKKLDLLISIDCNTPEWITTDTVKLHRILLNLLGNAVKFTEKGFIEIGVRPKLHHGKTLLEFFVKDTGPGIRPKDKDKIFKRFYRATPSSQGIYSGHGVGLHIVKRYTQLLKGKIRVDSTLHVGTTFTLTVPAQSANKPVDAQEPTSFTSSANRTASKEINHSPLVLIIEDNAIALTLIENLLQQAGIRFFSASTGTQALELFQSHTFDWVLSDIGLPDTNGIELTKKLRQYEQSHNHPPTPIIGLTAHAIADIESECLNVGMNQVITKPLRAHLLQELLVRYSNSKFSPTNGPITPPESSLQFDEYPLFDRTEGINNLGSEEALKKILHLLIEENTKDLIKTAQAWDNQDLVEINKLTHKMKSSALYCGTLRMRHTCEILEEHFQKNPKLYPPTLYEQLLKVHQETVNALQKWLNQ, from the coding sequence ATGGCAAAAAAAGAAACTTCCAACACTGCTCACTTAATCGCTGATTTAAAAAAAACAGTTCATACCTTACAAAATAAAATTGAACATCTGGAAGTACAATATGCCCAATTGAAAAATCTGCTTGATGCGGTACCTGGAGATGTCTACTGGAAAGACTTAAACGGTGTCTGGTCGGGTATGAATCAACGCTGTGTCCAAAGTCTTTATCATATGAAATTTATCCATAAATGCGATGAAAATGAAATTCTCGGCAAAACCGATTATGAAATTTTTGGTAAACGAACCGCCAACATCTATCGAGCAAATGATCTGGAAGTGATTGAAAAAAATGTTGAGTTGTCACGAGAAGAGAAAACTCTTTTACCATCAGGCGAAGAGGTGATTTTACTTTCGACTAAAAGACCGTTGTTGAATAAATCAGGGAACATTATCGGCATTCTTGGCAATACCATTGACATAACTCACCTAAAAAAAATTGAATCAGAGCTCAAAAGAGCGAAAGAAAAAGCAGAAGCCGCGAATTATGCCAAAGACGAATTCATTCGCAATATGAGTCATGATATTCGTACACCTTTAAGTGGAATTATTGGGATCTCGAGCATTCTGGAACACGAAACTCAAAATACCCGCGGAAAAGAACATGCGCGCATGATCAACATCAGTGGAGAACAGCTCTTAGCGTTACTTAATGGGGTACTGGATATAATTGCTGCAGGTAGCCAGCAAGAAAATATCATTAACGAATCCGTTTGTAATGTGCAGGATTTAATCCACAGTATTGCAGATCTTGAACGTCCAACCATCGCTTTGAAAAAATTGGATTTATTAATTAGTATCGACTGCAATACACCCGAATGGATAACTACCGATACGGTAAAACTGCATCGAATTTTATTAAATCTTTTAGGAAATGCGGTTAAATTCACGGAAAAGGGTTTTATTGAAATTGGAGTGAGGCCGAAATTACATCATGGAAAAACATTACTTGAATTTTTTGTCAAAGATACGGGGCCGGGAATTAGACCTAAAGATAAGGACAAAATTTTCAAACGTTTTTATCGCGCAACACCTTCATCGCAGGGCATTTATTCAGGGCATGGAGTAGGCTTACATATCGTGAAACGTTATACCCAACTTCTAAAAGGCAAGATAAGGGTCGACTCTACGCTTCACGTTGGAACCACCTTCACATTAACGGTTCCTGCTCAAAGCGCGAATAAACCGGTCGATGCTCAGGAGCCCACTTCGTTCACCTCCTCTGCAAATCGGACAGCTTCTAAAGAAATAAATCATTCTCCTCTAGTGCTAATTATTGAAGATAATGCTATTGCTTTAACTTTGATAGAAAATCTTTTACAACAAGCTGGCATCCGATTTTTCTCGGCCTCAACAGGTACCCAAGCATTAGAGCTATTTCAATCTCATACTTTTGATTGGGTATTAAGTGATATTGGTTTACCTGACACTAACGGAATAGAATTAACTAAAAAGCTGCGTCAGTATGAACAAAGCCATAACCATCCTCCCACCCCCATCATTGGTTTGACGGCCCATGCAATAGCTGATATTGAAAGTGAATGCCTAAATGTTGGGATGAACCAAGTAATCACGAAACCACTTCGCGCTCATTTGCTACAGGAGCTATTAGTTCGATATAGCAATTCCAAATTTTCACCAACTAATGGGCCGATCACACCGCCAGAATCTAGTTTGCAATTTGATGAGTATCCTTTATTTGATCGTACTGAGGGTATTAACAATCTAGGTTCAGAAGAAGCACTCAAAAAAATACTGCACCTTCTTATCGAAGAAAATACCAAAGATTTAATTAAAACTGCTCAAGCCTGGGACAATCAAGATCTTGTTGAAATCAACAAGTTAACGCATAAAATGAAAAGTAGTGCACTTTATTGTGGTACCCTTCGCATGCGCCATACCTGTGAGATATTAGAAGAACACTTTCAAAAGAATCCGAAACTCTACCCTCCGACACTCTACGAACAACTTCTTAAAGTTCACCAAGAAACGGTGAACGCTTTACAAAAGTGGCTTAACCAATAA
- the grxD gene encoding Grx4 family monothiol glutaredoxin yields the protein MDTLEKIKKQIAENAILLYMKGTPKMPQCGFSARAVQCIESCGVDFAYVDVLANPDIRQTLPQYADWPTFPQLYVKGELIGGSDIIAELFQQGELEPMLRDAIAA from the coding sequence GTGGATACTTTAGAAAAAATTAAAAAGCAAATAGCGGAAAATGCCATTCTGCTTTATATGAAAGGCACGCCGAAGATGCCACAATGTGGATTTTCTGCTCGTGCAGTACAATGTATCGAATCTTGCGGTGTAGATTTTGCCTATGTAGATGTTCTTGCTAATCCTGATATTCGCCAAACATTGCCACAATATGCTGATTGGCCTACTTTTCCCCAACTTTATGTGAAGGGTGAGTTAATCGGTGGTTCTGATATCATTGCTGAATTATTTCAACAAGGTGAATTAGAGCCCATGCTGCGTGATGCAATTGCTGCATAA
- a CDS encoding pyridoxal phosphate-dependent aminotransferase codes for MLTPDGHCANKIEKVMLLALWANTLRDEIQTQGLSETKKLIFAGLGKPTYPINSHTIASYLSYWQKLDHLTNKWKIDPHQVEEDIAIDYGDPRGDYGPRELMADIMSRWYETEIKPHNVLFTVGGIGALRVLFETFNTHYEDVPGYRIITPFPYYSAYSNNPLHCLHPIHVMDAPGYKLTARATEESIKEAYSLAEMDHGWPKAILICNPSNPLGNIIDAIELKKIAEVLRKYPDLYIIFDEAYTEMSFSEMPSFLKIAPDLKERVIILRSATKALSAAGERMAVLLVFESSLMNEMLNKNISYFIHAPRSAQAAYAQTMANFGAEEKNNIAAFYKKKVDYVVERLKAMGAAMPDPLYQIEATFYVLADFSDMFGLPLPKDVARVLQRSGVVKTDEELAYYLLFEDNLMITPLSYFGLSKHDGFMRITCSGRENELHDLMDRLENRLFGSRKNKKDVLLERINHMLPELEKMDAHMFDLICQKLQATNMEEDTCLNLKSKNQIIRKIYDTVVDFFELMKQEA; via the coding sequence ATGCTCACTCCTGATGGACATTGTGCAAATAAGATTGAAAAAGTAATGCTGTTGGCATTGTGGGCTAATACTTTAAGAGACGAAATTCAGACACAAGGTTTATCCGAAACAAAAAAATTAATCTTTGCAGGTCTTGGAAAACCTACCTATCCTATTAATTCACATACGATTGCATCGTATCTTTCATATTGGCAAAAACTAGACCATTTAACCAATAAATGGAAAATAGACCCTCACCAGGTTGAAGAAGATATTGCTATCGATTATGGGGATCCTCGTGGTGATTATGGACCACGAGAATTAATGGCAGACATTATGTCCCGCTGGTATGAGACTGAAATTAAACCGCACAACGTATTATTTACTGTAGGAGGTATTGGTGCCTTACGAGTATTATTTGAAACCTTTAATACTCATTATGAAGACGTTCCGGGATATCGAATTATCACCCCTTTCCCTTATTACAGCGCCTATTCCAACAATCCATTGCATTGCTTGCATCCTATTCATGTAATGGATGCGCCGGGATATAAACTCACCGCACGCGCAACAGAAGAAAGCATTAAGGAAGCTTATTCCCTTGCTGAAATGGATCACGGCTGGCCCAAAGCCATCCTAATTTGTAATCCATCCAATCCTCTGGGAAACATTATTGATGCAATTGAGTTAAAAAAAATTGCGGAGGTTTTACGAAAGTATCCTGATTTGTACATCATTTTCGATGAAGCTTATACTGAAATGAGTTTTTCAGAGATGCCTTCCTTCTTAAAAATTGCCCCCGATCTAAAAGAACGAGTGATCATCTTACGTTCTGCAACAAAGGCCTTGTCTGCAGCTGGGGAACGCATGGCGGTTCTTTTAGTATTCGAATCCAGTTTGATGAATGAAATGCTCAATAAAAACATAAGCTACTTTATCCATGCGCCGCGTTCAGCCCAAGCAGCTTACGCACAAACTATGGCTAATTTTGGGGCTGAGGAAAAAAATAATATTGCTGCATTTTATAAAAAAAAGGTCGATTATGTGGTTGAACGGTTAAAAGCCATGGGAGCGGCAATGCCCGATCCTTTATATCAGATAGAAGCTACTTTTTATGTTCTTGCTGACTTTAGCGATATGTTCGGTCTGCCTTTGCCAAAAGATGTTGCTCGCGTTTTACAAAGATCGGGTGTAGTAAAGACGGATGAAGAGCTAGCCTATTATCTATTATTTGAAGACAATCTTATGATTACCCCTTTATCCTATTTTGGGTTGTCAAAACATGATGGCTTCATGCGCATTACATGTAGCGGTCGTGAAAATGAACTCCATGATTTGATGGATCGATTGGAGAACAGGTTATTTGGATCACGAAAAAATAAGAAGGATGTTCTATTAGAACGCATCAATCACATGCTTCCTGAATTAGAGAAAATGGATGCCCATATGTTTGACTTGATTTGTCAAAAACTGCAGGCAACGAATATGGAAGAAGATACGTGTTTGAATTTAAAATCAAAAAATCAAATTATAAGAAAAATTTATGATACGGTAGTTGATTTTTTTGAACTTATGAAACAAGAGGCCTAA